In a single window of the Gossypium hirsutum isolate 1008001.06 chromosome A13, Gossypium_hirsutum_v2.1, whole genome shotgun sequence genome:
- the LOC107912956 gene encoding uncharacterized protein: MGVDPSDLLNYGLYEEPESDLIIPTLTEREEREEAREWSAKRDEIAQAIWIDYMARNIRMGKGNKKGTSKQFRWTKPMEHLFLEILAEEAQKGNKPSNTFKAVSFNHVAVAISERFQVQCDAKHVGNHLRTVKNQWQIICAIRDESGFGWDDNMKMITCDRATYDATMMVIYVYIC; the protein is encoded by the exons atgggagttgatcctagtgatttacttaattATGGATTATACGAGGAGCCTGAGTCTGATTTGATAATACCAACTCTTACGGagcgagaagaaagagaagaagcaagagaatggtctgctaagagagaCGAAATTGCACAGGCTATATGGATtgattatatggctagaaatattag aatgggtaagggcaacaaaaaagggacctccaagcaattcaggtggacaaaaccaatggaacatctttttcttgaaattctagcagaggaggcccagaaaggaaataagccttctaaCACTTTCAAAGCAGTTTCTTTTAATCATGTTGCCGTAGCTATTTCTGAAAGATTTCAAGTCCAATGCGATGCGAAGCATGTGGGaaatcatttgaggactgtaAAAAACCAGTGGCAGATTATATGCGCAATTCGGgatgaaagtggttttggatgggatgataacatgaaaatgatcacatgtgatagagcgacatatgatgcaacaatgatggtaatatatgtatatatatgttaa